The DNA segment CCGTTGATCCAGATCAGGCAACCGTCATCGACGTAGACATCGAGATCGAGTTGGCTGATCCCTGCCGCTCCCTGCACCTGGAAGAGGCGGCGCAAGAACACGGAGGTGTACAGCCCGCGCATATCCGACAGCTCGGTTCCGGACAGGGGATCTCCATAGAACAGGGGGGCCGGCCCCTGGGCCCAGGCGGAATCGTTAAAGTCGAGTCGATGCCACGCTTCTCGGGGCGTGGATGCCTCGGCTGTTCCCTTGAAATACTTCCAAGCGGCGTTGGTGCTGAACAGCGTCGCTCCCTCCGCGGGGAGGAGGCACATCAACGAACACGACACCCACTTCACCAGGCTAACCAGAATACGTCTCATTTCAGTTGAATCACGGCACGCGCGCCAGAGAACTACAGGTGCTCAGGGCGTGTGACAGAGTAGTCATACCACATCTATCGAAGAATGACCATCTTTAGGTTCGGCCTAGCAGGCTGGCGGACTTGCCCCTAACGGACGCAAGTCCGGCTGTGCACCCCCATGGTGCTTTGTTAGCTCTTCGGAACCGTCGCGACAGGCTGCTGCTCGGAAGCGCTGCGTTTCGGCTGCGTTTTGGCGGGACGGTGCCAACGTCCACCCTGCACCCGCATTTCGAGACAGTAGAGCTTTTGTTCGGAGGCGACGAACAGGATATTGCCGTCCGGACCGCCGAAAGCGACCGCCGAGCAGAACCCGGGAATCTCGATCAGCCCCAAAGGTTCTCCTGCGGAGTTTACCACCCAAACACCTCCGCGACCCGTGAGGTACAGGTTTCCATCGGCATCAAGGGCCATGCCGTTGGGCGGGGTGCGATCTTCGGTGGGGGGATTGAAGAAAACCGATCCTGGCCCGGTGACGCCGTTGGCCATGATGGGATAGCTCCGCCACAGCCGATCGTGACTATCCGAAACGTAGAGAGTTGTTGCGTCCAGGGACAGCGCCAACCCGTTGGGCAGCGGCATCTCCGTGATGAGTTGGAGAAGTTCTCCTTTGGGCCGCATCAGGTAGACGGCGCTCCGAGCGTGGCGGAGAAAATCAGGATCCGTGAAGTAAATGTCACCGTTGGGTGCCTCGCACAGATCGTTGGGTTGGTTGAGCGTGGGTTCCTCCAGAATCACCTCGAGGCTGCGAGGCCCGCGTTTTCCCACGGAGTGCTTCACGATGCGATGACCCGAGATCTGGGCTCCGAGCAGGTGTCCCCGCCGACCGAACACAATGCCGGACAATCCCTGAGCGTGCTCCAGCCAGAGCGCAGGCGGACCCGTCACGCCGAGTCGCAGGACTTGGCTAACATCGAGTTCATCGTCCACGACTGCTAGGTAAAGCTGCTGGTCTTTGAGATTCCAGGCGAGCCCTTGAACCGAGTTGGTGAGCACATGCCTGACGGTGAGCTTTGCAGCGGGGGCCACCGTGAGCGGACGGGAGGACATCCGGCCATCGTCCCGCGGGGTTTGAGCTTCTAGCGGCCTTCCGAGCAGCGCCAGCGCCAGCGCAAGAAGGACCCCCAGTCTGTCGGGCTGGAGTGCTTGCCGTTGAAGCGTCGGCCAGCCTCTGCGCGGGCCGGGGTCTATGGACTCTGGGGCTTTAAACATCATTCCTCAGGGAAACCAGCGGACGCTGTCCCCTTCCTTAATCGGCACTCGCTTGAAGTCCCCAAGGAGGCAAACGGGGAAGGAGAGGGGAGGGCGGGGGGGAGGAACCCGGCTAGCTATGGCTCTGGCAGCGAGTTCTTGTTGTGGCAGGTCTCTGCCCTCGATCTCAGAACGGGGTTGCGGCCACGCATGACAGGTGGACCCGAGTACTGCCGTTCAAGGAGTTGTAAATCAGGACGATATCATTGTTAAGGGTGGGCGAGATGAACTCCGCCTGTGGTCCTAACTTCGGTTAACTTTAGATCATGTCCATTCGTCAACGAATTCTGTGTGCGCTCGGCTCCTTGCTCCTCGTGGGCAGCCTGGTGAGTTGGCTGGCGGTACGCATGATCCAAGACATGGAGTCCAGCATCTCCTTTCTGAGCAGCAACAGCGCTGTGCAGGCTGGGACCGCCGCGAAAATGGTAACGACGCTGGCTCGATTGGAGAATCAGTTAGGCGCCATGCTCTCGACCAGCAAGCGATTGGGGGAGGGGGATGAGCAGGGACACAGCTATCTGGATCAGCAGTGGGCAGGGGCACTGACTGAATATCAGAGTTTGCAGACCTACCTGTCCAATTGTGCAACGGCCGCCCGAGCAACTTCGTCTTCGGTAGGGCGGGGGGAGAGCTTCGGAGGCATGCGCGATGCCGGCACAGTCGAATCGCCCAGACATCTGGGAGAGCTCGACCGGCAGCTGGCCAACTTTCGTCCACATTTGGAGACCTTCTACACCAAGGTAAAGGGTTCGCCCTCTGAAGCCAGGATTTACCTGGAGGGAGAGCTGGATTTGGTTTTGGCTGAGCTGAGTCGCTCGTTTAACCTATATTTGTCTCAAGCGGAGGGTGATCTTGCTGTGGCCGCGATCGAGGCCCGCGCCCAGGCCGGTCGGACGGTGACCAGTATCATCCTGCTCTGGTGTCTCGCGGCCAGCTGTGTCGCTGGGCTCACTTGGTGGAGTGTTCGATCGCTGGTAGCAAGGCTCGCCGTCATCCGTGAGGCAGTTGCATCTCTCGGACAGGGGGGGCTCGGGATTCGCTTGCCCACGGGTGAGAAGGACGAGCTGGGAGAGATCGCCGACGCCTTTAACCGCATGTGCGAGGATCTTCATCGGACCACCCTGTCCAGGGACTACGTTGAGGCCATTCTGCAAAACACCCCGCTTCCTCTGATTGTTGTTTCGCCTAGTGGCTTCATTCGCTCGGCGAACCGGGCCTGTGAGCGGCTCCTGAACATCGGTCCCAACGAGCTGGACAGTCTGGCTTGGACTGCGTTGTTTCCGTCGGGAGGAAGCCTGCCTTTGGCAGCCGTGTTGAGCAAGGATGTCGTGCTTCGAGCCCATGGCAACGTGCTGATCCCGGTTTCCCTGTCCATGTCGGCTGTGCGCGATGAGGATGATCAGCCTGTGGACTGGATCTGCCTGGCTGAGGACCTGCGGGAGCGGAAGAAGACCGACGAAGCGATGCGGGAGTTGCAAGCAAGCCTGGTGGAATCCTCGCGCAAAGCCGGGATGTCGGAGATTGCGACGGGAGTGCTTCACAATATCGGGAACGTGCTTAACAGCGTTAATGTGTCGGCAAACCTCCTCCTGGACCAACTGAGGGCCTCACGAGCATCGAGCTTCACGAAGGCTGCCGAACTTCTGCGGTCGAACCTGGATCAGATCGGTCACTTCATCACCCACGACCCCAAGGGCCAAAAGCTGCCCAAGTTTCTTATCGGGCTGTCGGAGCAACTCAACCGCGAACAAAAGGCCTGGTCGGATGAGCTGGACCAGCTGCTACGCAACATCGAACACATCAAGCAAGTGGTCGCGGTTCAGCAGTCGTATGCCAAACTGTCCGGGGTGATGGAGCGGCTTTCGGTCGAGACCTTGCTGGAAGATGCGTTGAGGCTGTCATCCGCGTCGCTGGCGCGCCATCAAATCGAGGTGGTTCGGGCATACGACCCCGTCCCGGAGGTCTTCCTGGATCGGCACAAAACCCTCCAGATCATCATCAATCTTGTGAACAACGCCAAGCAGGCGCTGCTGAAGCGGCCGTTGGACCGTCGTTTAACCCTGCGCATCCAAAAGAGCCTCGATGGCACGAAGCTCAGGATACAAGTTGCGGATAACGGTGAGGGTATCGAAGCGCAGAACCAGCTGAGAATTTTTCAGCATGGGTTCACTACGAAATCCACGGGGCATGGATTCGGGCTTCACAGCGGGGCGAATAGCGCGAAGGAGATGGGGGGGGCGCTGTCCGTCTCCAGCCTGGGCATCGATTGCGGAGCGGAGTTTACCCTGGAGCTTCCCCTGAACGTCACTCAGTCCGGTGGTGGGACTCACGCGCAGGACGACTCCCCGCCTGAACATGCACGCGAGACGGCAGCCTAGGCTGCCGCACGAGCCAGTTCCCAGCGGCGAGTCAGGGCGTGAACAATTTGGAGCAGCTCAATGTTGTCGAAAGGCTTCTTGAGGATCAGTAAATTCTCCGGGTGAGCTAGTTTGGACACGATCTCCTCCCACGTGTAGTCGGAGTAGGCTGTGCAGAGAACCACCTGCAGTGTAGGATCCTTCTCCCAAAGGCGCTGAATCGTTTGAATGCCGTCCCAACCGGGAGGCATTCGCATGTCGACAATGGCCAAGGCGAACGGTTGGTTGCTCGCTGCCGCTTGCTCAAGCTTCAACAAACCTTCTGCACCCTGCGTAGCCGATTCAGTGTCAACTTGAAGCGGCGCTTGGTGCTTGGTAGTGGTTTCGAACAGCTCGGACTCCAGATCCTCCAAGGCTTGATCACTGGTCCTCTGAGCGCGGAGGATCTTCCGGATATCTTCGTGGATCGACAAGGTGTCGTCGATAATGAGAACGCGATGTCGCAGGGAGGTGTTCATGCCGCTTGAGTTCTGGTTGCGTGGGCCGAGTTGTAAAACGGGATGGTGAGAGTGAACACCGATCCCAAACCGGGCGCACTGTCAGCCGTCAGGGTGCCACCCATGAGATCTGCCAGTCGACGGCAGATCGCCAATCCCAGCCCGGCCCCCCCGAACCGTCGGGTCGACGAGCCATCGGCTTGCACAAAAGGATTGAACAACTTGGCCAGCTTCTGGTGGGAGATGCCTATGCCCGTGTCTTGCACTTTCACGGACAGGTAGGTTTGGTCTCTGCTCTTTGAATGGAGCGAGAGTGTAAGGCGCACGGTTCCCTTTTCGGTAAACTTGATCGCGTTGCTGGTGAGATGGAGCAGCACCTGAGCCAGGTGGGGGGCGTCCCCGAACAGCACCTCAGGAACGTCAGACGTTGCTTCTCCTTTTAGATTGAGGTGCTTGGCGGCCGCTTGCTGCTGGAAGAAAGCGGTGATGCGATCCAGAACCGCTCGGGGATGAAATTCGGAACACTGAATGGCGATGTTACCCGAATCGATCTTGGAGAAGTCCAGGAGTTCTTCCACGATTTTAAGCAGGGAATTGCCGCTCTGTTTGATGGTCTCGACCGAATCACGCTGTTCCGCGGTGAGGTTCGTATCCTCCAGCCACTCGGTCATCCCGAGGATGCCGTTTAGCGGTGTTCGGAGCTCATGGCTCATGTTGGACACAAACTCGCTCTTCATGCGGCTGACCTCGGCCAGTTCCTGAATCGCGGCCTGAAGCTGGGCGTTAGTCTTCTGGAGTTCGGCCGTCCGCTCATCAACCACTCCATTGAGATCTACGATCTGCTGGCGCACACGCCCATAGAGGTGCCATTTTCGGCTCAACGCGTGGGCAAGTTGGAGCACTTCCACGGGATCGAAGGGTTTCTTGAGAATGACGAAGTTGTCATTGCGACCGAGTCGATGCAGTATCTGGCTCCAGGAGTAATCCGAGTAGGCCGTGCAGATGACCACCTGCAAGTCGGGCGCATGCTCCCAGAGATTGGAAATGGTCTCAACGCCATCCCAACC comes from the Verrucomicrobiales bacterium genome and includes:
- a CDS encoding SMP-30/gluconolactonase/LRE family protein, whose product is MMFKAPESIDPGPRRGWPTLQRQALQPDRLGVLLALALALLGRPLEAQTPRDDGRMSSRPLTVAPAAKLTVRHVLTNSVQGLAWNLKDQQLYLAVVDDELDVSQVLRLGVTGPPALWLEHAQGLSGIVFGRRGHLLGAQISGHRIVKHSVGKRGPRSLEVILEEPTLNQPNDLCEAPNGDIYFTDPDFLRHARSAVYLMRPKGELLQLITEMPLPNGLALSLDATTLYVSDSHDRLWRSYPIMANGVTGPGSVFFNPPTEDRTPPNGMALDADGNLYLTGRGGVWVVNSAGEPLGLIEIPGFCSAVAFGGPDGNILFVASEQKLYCLEMRVQGGRWHRPAKTQPKRSASEQQPVATVPKS
- a CDS encoding HAMP domain-containing protein codes for the protein MSIRQRILCALGSLLLVGSLVSWLAVRMIQDMESSISFLSSNSAVQAGTAAKMVTTLARLENQLGAMLSTSKRLGEGDEQGHSYLDQQWAGALTEYQSLQTYLSNCATAARATSSSVGRGESFGGMRDAGTVESPRHLGELDRQLANFRPHLETFYTKVKGSPSEARIYLEGELDLVLAELSRSFNLYLSQAEGDLAVAAIEARAQAGRTVTSIILLWCLAASCVAGLTWWSVRSLVARLAVIREAVASLGQGGLGIRLPTGEKDELGEIADAFNRMCEDLHRTTLSRDYVEAILQNTPLPLIVVSPSGFIRSANRACERLLNIGPNELDSLAWTALFPSGGSLPLAAVLSKDVVLRAHGNVLIPVSLSMSAVRDEDDQPVDWICLAEDLRERKKTDEAMRELQASLVESSRKAGMSEIATGVLHNIGNVLNSVNVSANLLLDQLRASRASSFTKAAELLRSNLDQIGHFITHDPKGQKLPKFLIGLSEQLNREQKAWSDELDQLLRNIEHIKQVVAVQQSYAKLSGVMERLSVETLLEDALRLSSASLARHQIEVVRAYDPVPEVFLDRHKTLQIIINLVNNAKQALLKRPLDRRLTLRIQKSLDGTKLRIQVADNGEGIEAQNQLRIFQHGFTTKSTGHGFGLHSGANSAKEMGGALSVSSLGIDCGAEFTLELPLNVTQSGGGTHAQDDSPPEHARETAA
- a CDS encoding response regulator; its protein translation is MNTSLRHRVLIIDDTLSIHEDIRKILRAQRTSDQALEDLESELFETTTKHQAPLQVDTESATQGAEGLLKLEQAAASNQPFALAIVDMRMPPGWDGIQTIQRLWEKDPTLQVVLCTAYSDYTWEEIVSKLAHPENLLILKKPFDNIELLQIVHALTRRWELARAAA
- a CDS encoding response regulator: MDKPSPETTTPRAKTDTMNRRYRILIVDDNPTIHADYRKILTPAGASTQLDLEERDLFGDTESVPEWNGRFDVDYAFQGKEALDLVVQALQNKDPYAVAFVDGRMPPGWDGVETISNLWEHAPDLQVVICTAYSDYSWSQILHRLGRNDNFVILKKPFDPVEVLQLAHALSRKWHLYGRVRQQIVDLNGVVDERTAELQKTNAQLQAAIQELAEVSRMKSEFVSNMSHELRTPLNGILGMTEWLEDTNLTAEQRDSVETIKQSGNSLLKIVEELLDFSKIDSGNIAIQCSEFHPRAVLDRITAFFQQQAAAKHLNLKGEATSDVPEVLFGDAPHLAQVLLHLTSNAIKFTEKGTVRLTLSLHSKSRDQTYLSVKVQDTGIGISHQKLAKLFNPFVQADGSSTRRFGGAGLGLAICRRLADLMGGTLTADSAPGLGSVFTLTIPFYNSAHATRTQAA